TACCTGGAAGCCAGAAGGTGATTGAATTGCTGAGACTGTATCTTTAgctataaaattttcaaattgacaGATTCCTTGAAATTTTGACCTCTTTGGGGTTTACTATTTATGTTTCTTAGTATTATTCTTGCCAAGGTGTCGAGAGATTAGTTTTATCGGACTGAAGTTAAAATCTCTCTGTTTACTTCTTCCAGCCAAATTTATGTTGctcaattttccttttcttttttcaaaccTCCCTCGCTTATCATGGTTGCAGTCTAACTAGTGTGTTCTTTTGCCAGGTCTACAAACGCAGTTATGATCTATGCACTCAACTTTATGAAAAAGAACTTCTGACAGATACTTCATACCTTCACATTTATGGGTATTGTTTTTGCTTGTCAACGATGGCGAGACATGAACCTTATATTTCATACTGTCAACTGCTTCTCAATTTTGGTGTGTGTATCTCTAGTTAGTTTAAATCTTAATGCAGGTTGCAGTGTGCCGAGCTCAATGCTCAGCAGCTAGCCGTTGTTTCGGTAAGTTACttatatacttaatttattcttgCACATTTTTCTGATGATTTTTCTTTGGTCGTGTGTGTTTTTTGCTATTACCTGCTTGCAATTGTAAACATGATAATGTGTAAGATGTAAGTGGATTCTGGGACCACTGTACACTATTTCGGGGTGGATGTGAGGGGGCTCGCACTATGTGCAATAGCTATGGCTCAGACCAGTCATTGCTCGGTCAGGGAAGCTCTCATTGTCCCACATACTGATGGTGTAGCATATTAGTCCCACAATGTAGAGTCATTTCAAGACCCAACACTTTGCGGGATTTTAAGTcggataaattaaattttgccatccaaactatatatgtttttgcattttatctAAACTTTTTGTGTCGACTTACCATTTCAACTTTGCGAAacttgagatggtaagttgacacaacAAAAAGTTTAGATGACAACGTTTAAAAGGGTACATAGTTCGGATGGCAAAATGtagttttcctttttaaatttaacctTGTTAGAAAGGCAAAAACGTTGCAAAAAAAGCCCCCTCCCACTAACAGATGTTAAAACTAATTGGTGACCATCTTTTTGACCCACGTGCACGTGAATTTACGGTGGTTCTTCGCCAATACTTTAATGTCGGTTAGTGTTGTGGCTTTTTTTGGCAATGTTTTGGCCTCTTTTTGCAAATTTCAAAGGCCATTTTTTTGACCCACATGCACATGACTTTCATATGGGTTCTTCACCATTAATTTAACGTGAGTTAGTATTGGGGCTTTTTTCGGCAACGGTTTGGCctcttttttcaacttttaaatgAACATAgggttaaatttaaaatcccataaaacatgggtcaagtttaaaaTGGCCCTAAACTATGGATtagttttgcaattttgccccGATTGTGCTGTTACCTTGCTcactcttttttgtttttcctcagATAAGAGAATAAAAGACtagatttttccattttttaatttgttctgCATGGGATATTGGAGAACCATGTAATTTTTGCCTTAACAATACATTTATGTTTTCCTGGATTTTTCTCTGCCGTTTTTGTTTACTGCTATTCTACCTGTTTTTAAGCAACTCATAAATGTCCTCTAGGGACTGTGTGAGTGGAGGGATGCTGTCGCTCGTGCAGAAGATGAGAGCACTGGTTATGTTTTGCCCAATAGGACTCTCATTGAAATTGGTATGTTCTTACTATTTCAAAAGTTCTAATTTATAGCCTTTTCTATCCTCCAATATGTTCCACACTGATACTATTTCTGTTCTCTAATGCTTTACTTTCTCTTCCGCCTTTTTGTTGATGAAAAGCTAAACAGATGCCTCTCACCACGAGCCAACTTCGTCGGGTTTTGAAATCCAAGCTCCCATATATTGACCGGAATCTTGGTTCAGTCATTAGTATTATAAGGCATTCTATCCAAAATGCTGCTGCATTTGAGGAGGCTGCAAAGCATCTTAAAGAGAGACGCTTGGAAATGGTAAGCTCCAGCATGTATAGCCAATTTGATCATGTAGGCATCTGCTATTTTCTAGTCAAATAAGCATCATGACTTACTCTTTTGAACTGGTGCTTTGCATTGTACTCATCAGCAGATTAACTGCTTGTTTAAGCATGTCTTAGGCTTTTAAATTGCACGACCTAGGTGTATTTCTGTgcataaaatcacaaaaaggAATAGGTGGGTGTTTTGTGGACCAGCTTGCGATACTAGCTTTTGACTTGTTTATATCAATACATTTTGTCGTCTTCTCCTACAGATAATCACATAGGATATGAAGCTTAAGTTGGGAAGAAAATGAGCAACATTTTATAGTTAAGTCAATTAGACAGTCTTACTCATAAATGGGGAATAGCAATATGTCATATAGAGCTTGCATTAAGTATACCATGTTTGTTAGATGAGCATTTTATTGGTAAATCTTATGTGCTACTCTTTTGCAAAGAGAGCTGTAAGTAATTGCAAATGACATTAGGTTTGGGAAGGTGGTAGATATTGTACTCAAtccttaattatattatgtccTTTTGGTTAAAGTTTCAGTATTCTTGCTCCTTGGCAATTTATAACATCACAGTAAGTCTTTctgagttatttttcttttgatctGCTGAACGCCAGTTAAGGTATTCTGTTATATAGCTCTTTGAAATTCTGTGGTGAAGATACATCTTCACTACTCTCCTGTATTCTTATTGTTATTGCGCCTTTGAAAACAATCTGTTCTGATGTGTTCCATCATTCTATGCAGGCAAATGAAGAGAATACTTTGGCTGCAGTAGAATCTGAAGAGTTGCCTTCTGAAGCTCCagagatattaaaaaatgctGAGGGAGCAGATAATATACCAAATGAAAGTTTACTTAATGATCCTTCAGTCCAGAAGATGCCGGCTTCCATACAGTCTCGGGACACGGGAAGCTGTAATGCAGGAGCTGCTACTGATATATCAAGAATTTCTTGTCTCTCCCCCAAGGAAAAAGtgaatgaaaaaggaaaaataggtGACCAGACCTCTAATGTTCAGAATGCAGTATTGCATATGGATGGAGACCTGGATGCACATACTAAGCTGAATTCATCACATTCAGTAAGttacttattttgttttattattccCCTTTTGTGCATTTGAAAAGTCTGGGCCCCCTATAAAATGTTTACCGGTCAAATCCATTCATAAAATGTACCGCTGAGAAGGCTAAACTTTCTCTTAAAGAGAAGTATTAATGCTTTCCATTTGATTAACCACTGAAGCACCAGTAATGACTGGCTGAACTCCATGAGTAACTTAGCCACCTAAACTTAGGAAGCAAAAAGTAAAGTTTTCATCAAAGAAGCACATGGCCGCACTTCAGTTGGTTGCTTCTGTGTAAAAAGACCAATAACTTGAAAGCTGCACTGATGAGTATCTTCTGCAGTCAACATGAATTACATGCTGTGTTTACACTGGTGAAGTGTATTGTGCTAAAGAGTTGCTTATGTTATTCTAGGCTGAAGCCACTGTTCAGATACTAAAGAAGCCAAGCCGAGCTTTTGGGTCATTGCTCGGAACTTCAGCAAAACGGAAATTTGATCCCGATAAAAGAGTAAGTTTCAAGGTGTCATTTTGAAGTACTAGTGTCTTGTGCTTCCATCTAAGCAGCAGTCTTGACATACAATTATGTCACCATGGTGTTGTCTTTAATAACACTAGATTTTGAATCTTACTTCCGTGGTTGAAGACTTATTGGCACCATGGATCTTCTGTTGCTTTGTCATCATCTGCTTCGTTGAGGTTAAACTTCtctgtttgtttttcttttttgtaggAAAAAGACGACACCAAATTGGAGCAGATAAAATCAACAGTAACTCTTCCCTTCCACACATTTTTAGGCAGAGATGAAAGGTTGCAATCAGAGGTTGAAGAATCGGTGGGGATATTAGAAGTTCCTCATCAAGGAAATGTCTCAATTCCTGCTACTAGTTCAACTGTAGAGGACATCATTATTTTGGATGATGATTCAGATGTTGAGGAATCAGCCAATGCCAACTCTGCTGCTGCTCCCAACGATCAGTTGAAACAACTGCGAAACAGTGAAACTGGTACTGCTTCAGAAATCCAGGAGGGAGATGAGCCCATGTCACTGTCTGATCTATCCTCCAGCTTCCAAAAGTGCTTTCCATCAGCAGATCAATCTATGAGTTCTAAAGTAGTTGATAAATCTCAACCATCGGAGGGTTTCCTCCAGGTAAAACCTTTTGACTATGAAGCTGCTCGGAAGCAGATAATATTTGGAGAAGATCCCAAGACAGAACCAACGGCAGAAGATGATGATAATCTTAGGAGAAGAGACAGGAAAAAAGGTCCCGTCTTAGGTCAATCACCAGAAGATGAGGGGACAACAGATCTCCCACAAGGTAGAAGACGGCAAGCTTTTCCAGCATCTGGCAACCGCAGTGCGACTTTCCGTTGAGTCTGGAACACGACTCTGAATAGTCTCTACTCAACCTAATCAGGTTGTACAACGGTATTTTTGAagtgaaaaaaggaaaatgataaACAAAAAGTAAGTGAGGAAGGTCATCCATTTTTGGGTTGGTGTATTGATCAGAAATGTGTAAGGAAGGTCATCCATTTTTGGGTTGGTGTATTGATCAGAAATGTGTAAGAAACGACTTACTGTCGATTGTTGTAGTGTATCATTACATGCTGAGTCGAGTATTTTTGTTGGATGGCTTTCTCAAATCTCAATGAAAATTGTCGATTGTACAATGCAAACTTTAACGCATTTGTAAGATGCCTACCTTTTGAACGCTGCTACTTGtgttttacttttcttttgtctACAAGACGGAGAGAAGGGCATATAGTAGTTGCAATCTCTGAATCAGTAACAAAAGAGATACAGGACTCATACTGAGTGAAGGAAGTTTTATACCATAACTTCTTGTAGCATTTCTTCTCGATAATTTTTGGATCTTGCAATGTTATTGTACACCCTGACACATACAATCTTGAGTTCTGGAAATTTTGCGTATATCTATGagtaaaatattacaaaactgttagatatatgaaaaatatattactataatttgaTTGTACATTTATAAAACTTGTTGGACCAAGTTTTTTTACAAGGCCATTCTTTTTGAGGTTAGTGTCAAGTGAAGTATTGTAAGTAGACTCAAATGATGCAATTAAAAGTAGAATGGTATCAAATGAGACAAAACTCAGAGCACTAAGAGGTAAAATTAGAATCTACAACTGTGGCAAGCACAAACTTGAATTCTGCAATAAACTTTAAAACTCATTAATGCGTGGATTCTTATTCTATTGTAacgataattattaattaaccattaacaAACGATACGTTGATGGAAACTATAATGggataatacatataatttattcattcaaaaggaaaaagctTAATCTTCCCTTGGTATTGCGGAAATATTGACATTTATACATATTCATCGTCTATATTTAAACTAGTGACTCTTTTGCCGTACTTCCTTTTGTGACATAGTGTCTCCGAGGAGATTGGTACATACTTCCTTTTGGCCGTTCCTTTAAAAGCCAGAGCTATTACGTTTTTTAAGTCAAGTCCTAATTCGTGCTTGCTTGCAACTATGCGGCACATCGTCTATTATCTAAATTGTGTGGATGAACTTGAACACCAATTGGCACCATAGTCCAACAATCGTGCTCAACAACGATGACAAGATGCTCTCAGACTCGGGCGCATTTAGTTGTTTAAAGCTAATAGAAGTTCTTCACTGTGTTGCACTATTAAAAGATGATGAAAACAACAAATCTTTTCCATGTACAGGTACACACTTTCACTTTGCATCCAAATAAGATCCTCAACATCGCCTGAATTTCCTTCTATCTATGCAagcaacaaacaaaaataacaaataataataaaacaacaattatACATAGTGTCAATTGTCTGCCTGAGATAACTCTGTATGTGCAAAAAGCACTCAAACTTCCCATATTTGTAGCCCGTCCTCCGTTTCTTACATTCTGCATTCACCCTGCAGCCTTCCATAATAGTATAGGgcacaaacaagaaaacgaAAAACAATGAAATCAGCGACGATAACAAGAGCAAGTAAATAATACAATGCCTAGGTGAATCACAACCACATACACTAAATTGCAGTAGTTTATTACTCACCTCCCAGCCATATCGGATACCTAGTCCACGATTTCAAGAGGAACGATGGGAATAGAGTCCCACCATTCCTTCATACGCCGGTTGCCCTGCTCACTTTGCATGCACTTCCCAAGTTTTGACGTCATAAAGAAACCATACACTACAAGGGCCATTAGGATGAACTTGAGTGGAATCACAGCTAGTACAATTGCACAAGCAGCCATAACTGTCATCACTGTGTTTGTGTGCTGCACCAAGAGACAACAGTCAGAAACTTTAAATACTGGGTTGACATGGAGACAATGTGCAACTTGCTTTTTGCCTCTGACTGTCCACTGcaacattattcaaaaatacatGTTATCAAATATTACCTTCGGAGCCTTTGAGATCAGTATTGACCATATCTTGAGTAAAGCTATATTTGTCTGCTGCATTATCTCATGTACACTTCTTAACCCCTGCTGAGCTGAGACGATACTCTCCATTGTTGACTGATCGGAGGCTGTACAGATAACAATCTTGTCTTGCTTTTCTGGGATCCTCTCTCGTCTGGCTTGTAGCATCTTTGCCACTGCCCACAACAAGAAAGCTGATATCGCCAGACCAACCAACTCTCTACATTACAGAACAATTTCGAGAATCTTAAGTCCGGCCATGCTCTGAGTAAACCAGTGAATTCAGATATATGAGACCATAGACTACTCACTTGTAGATGACTATCAATGTTGTAATAACCACCACAGAGGTGGTCATCGGGTGTTCCCACATAACAACTTCTTGAGACCAAGGGACTAAGATCTGAAGTGGTTTAAGCAGCCCCTgaacatcaaaataaatcaatatattaaaacatttACAATATATGTAATGTTGCTTAGGTATGCACACGTCATAACTGGGAACTTAATTTAAGATCACAACATTGCCCACTTACAATAAGAACTTGGGCACTTTGGCTGATACCTTCCTCTTTAAGTGCCCCGGCAGTAGATTTAGCCAAGTCAGTTTCTTTTGCTTCTTCTCGTGCTTGATTTATAGCACTCTCCAACGACGAGAGATTTTCAGGGTGGATAATTTCCGTGCTATCACTAGTCTGTTGTGGCTCTACACAAGGCAGGCAGGGCCGGGACACATTCAAGCTCCTAAGAATCGAACTGGCACTACACGGATGTCCACTATTCGACTTTTTCAGACTCTCGGCCAGCTCCTGGAGTACATAGTCTCCCTTCGGCAGTTCATCCAGCAAGGCAAATATTAAAAAGCTTTCGGGTACTGGAGGTGCGATTCTGAGCATTTCTCTTGCTGCATGAAGCCTTACAATCCCTAATATGGTCCTCGCATGCATTTCCCATACTTCTAGTGCCGATTCAACTTTGAACTTCGACAGGAACTGGTGCAGTAACATAACCTCCTTAACAAGAGCGAGCCAGTGGTCGCGTCTCGTTGAGCTTGTCATCTCTGGGAACTCTAACACAACACCTTCTTGCCTAGGAggtttgcaaaattaaaacgTAAAGAGATGATTGAGGGACATGAAAATTGTCAAACCATAGATATATACTGAAAGATTTGGCATCAACAAGTTGTCACCGTTAATATAGCCTATGGCAAATTTATAGTAGATGCATGAAATGACATCAATGGACAAGCTTAATGACTAATATTGGTAGCTACTCACAATTCAGAAGATTCATAAACTATAGCTTTATCGAAAAGAGGAGCACCAAAAGGACCAGTTGCTACAGGTTTGACATTCTGCCCAGCGTCTTTCGAGAGGTCAAGTTTTAGCGCATTTTCATAAGATACGACGCCAGAGGCCTCAAAGTAAAGGGCATAGTTCGTCAGTGTCAACCTGCCTAGAAACAATACTCTTATTTTAGCCCAGACAACTGCTATTCATGCAAAACagtacatataatatatatatatatatatatatatagagagagagagagagagagagaactgTACTAATGCAATATTCTTGAAAAGTAGACTGACCAGGCCAACTAGTTCCTCCAATGTGCCGCACCACTCTCTGTGAACTTGCAGTTCCCTCCACATGCAATATGAATTCATCATCTTCTAGTTCTACCCCCGTAGGAGTCTCTTGCTTCTGTAAATGCTTTATACATCTAACAAACATTAagagtattattattatagaaattCTTTTCAACATAACTATGCTTTAAAGTTTTCAAGCGATATGAAATAGAGCAAGTTAACTTTTCCCTTTATGTTCTTTTTACATGAGAAATTTAATTGCCAGGAGCATGAAATGGAGCacacaaagaaataaattaagtcctcaaatgaaaatttgagtGGTACCCTGAGTCTgttcattttttcttgtagtatCTGACAATTCTTTCCATGGTATAGTGTTATATATACCtgtcaatttctttcaaaaatttgtCATAAGCCGGAAAATGAAGTCGATTCCCTGTGGGTGCGGTCAATGTCTCAAAAGTAAATCTCCCATTAACCATGTCAACAACCAAAGGAACAAGCGTTCCcaaccatacaaatgcatccTCTCCAGCACTTGGCTCTTGATCAACCTACCAACAAAGTTTCCTTAAGAATCAACACATTTTCACATTGATTCTCCTCCTGCTCCAAACTAAGGAAGCCATTTCCACTTACAAGTAGTGGCATGAGATCAGAATAGAACAGAGAAACATCATCTTCTTGTTGTTCTGTCGCTATTGCAACCTTCTTGTCCTCGCTCTCTTTTGCAATGCACTCCTGATGCAGGAAAAAGAAGTATATTCAGTTACAAGAATTCATATGTTAAAGACTCCTACATTTAAAGGCAAGCATACAATTTTGCTCTTCGCAGTTAGAAAACTGATTAACATACCAAAGTGATTAAGAGCTTTTATCCACACTAACATATTGGAAAATCATATAAGTTGAATAGATGAACTGCACATCATATCTAATGATGAGAAAAACGAAAAGTTCCTCACACTATatgattcttcttcttctgagCTTGGTGTCTCCCAAGCAAGCATCATATCGAACGTGTCGCGGCTGAATGAACCATCGGTGATTGTGTCATCTATAACTCCACACATAACCATAAGAGCTTTGGAGGAGCAAAATTCTACTAATTTCCTGGAATAACCACTCATCTGAGGCTCCCATTCTCTCTCAAATTCTTCAATCAGCGAATCAACAGAACAACCAAGCTTcctatgataaaaaaattaggtgtGTGCTTTATCATGAGAAATCCATATGAAGCAGCAGAAAGAACATCATTCATATACCGCACCCTCCCAGAATCAGAAAACAACACCACAAAtagcaaaaaaggaaaaaaattaatacatttcttaatttatatatagagttGCTTTGTGCATAAAAGTAGAAACAATCATTCTCCATGAAACTACGACACAAGATATCAGGAGAAACAAGCTGAATTCAAATAAACCAAAGAAAACACAAACCACCACCATAGAATCATCAAGAAACTATTTTTCTTCTGTCTTTTCTGGCTAAAATTCAAGAACCAAACATGTCATGAAAGATTCCCAGAAGAACATCTTGACAAACAGAGAAGAAGGGCGAAAGGAGAGATTTACCGGGCGCATCTTTGAATCACGATGTTGGCAATAGTGGAAAGATGCTTCTTCTCCTTATCCATATCTATGAACAACAATGGCAACGAAGAACGTTCAGGTCTGGAAATGTGAAGAGGCGGGTTTATGGGCGCGATCCACATTATACTATTAACTGCTGGCTATGCGTTCGCGGGCTGGCGCCAAGTGGCGGCCATGCAACGCAGTGGATTTGCCTATGCTTGCACAACTGCCCCTCATTCctcatttcttctctttttcacttctttccttcttttacATGTAAGTTCtttatgatttataaatattagattGTATTTAGTacttaataattacatttataatctcaaagttttatattataagatatattagttaaattaagttgttttaattctaatagattcaattatatattaggtCCAagttttattgatatatatggTTGGACTTAGTC
The nucleotide sequence above comes from Sesamum indicum cultivar Zhongzhi No. 13 linkage group LG11, S_indicum_v1.0, whole genome shotgun sequence. Encoded proteins:
- the LOC105173921 gene encoding protein RRP6-like 2; this translates as MEVDQSEEDNARKSDVLRNLSTKGPLPTSMAKLSGSSRIIPSQKDFYFYNNFQEFKKPLQEIDEKSKNMLKEVGASENLFGKAIPLPDDKDVELDDDVALDWLVNVNDEIFERIDVSLDDFKRLRNKEEESGVRMMKVDGDDDENGFQMVYGKKNKKMPVGLDRNEEGGEKGVQEVKVAAKVRPKVPFHIPTIPRPQDELKIIVNNSNQPFEHVWLQRSEDGSRFIHPLENLSVIDFVDKPDSAVEPVKPLPIEVTPFKLVEDLKGLKQLAIKLRNVDEFAVDLEHNQYRSFQGLTCLMQISTRTEDFVIDTLRLRVQIGPHLREVFKDPTKRKVLHGADRDIMWLQRDFGIYVCNMFDTGQASRVLKMERHSLEYLLNHFCGVVANKEYQNADWRIRPLPQEMIKYAREDTHYLLYIYDLMRTKLLASSVDAESADPPLVEVYKRSYDLCTQLYEKELLTDTSYLHIYGLQCAELNAQQLAVVSGLCEWRDAVARAEDESTGYVLPNRTLIEIAKQMPLTTSQLRRVLKSKLPYIDRNLGSVISIIRHSIQNAAAFEEAAKHLKERRLEMANEENTLAAVESEELPSEAPEILKNAEGADNIPNESLLNDPSVQKMPASIQSRDTGSCNAGAATDISRISCLSPKEKVNEKGKIGDQTSNVQNAVLHMDGDLDAHTKLNSSHSAEATVQILKKPSRAFGSLLGTSAKRKFDPDKREKDDTKLEQIKSTVTLPFHTFLGRDERLQSEVEESVGILEVPHQGNVSIPATSSTVEDIIILDDDSDVEESANANSAAAPNDQLKQLRNSETGTASEIQEGDEPMSLSDLSSSFQKCFPSADQSMSSKVVDKSQPSEGFLQVKPFDYEAARKQIIFGEDPKTEPTAEDDDNLRRRDRKKGPVLGQSPEDEGTTDLPQGRRRQAFPASGNRSATFR
- the LOC105173922 gene encoding uncharacterized protein LOC105173922 isoform X2, which encodes MRPLGCSVDSLIEEFEREWEPQMSGYSRKLVEFCSSKALMVMCGVIDDTITDGSFSRDTFDMMLAWETPSSEEEESYSECIAKESEDKKVAIATEQQEDDVSLFYSDLMPLLVDQEPSAGEDAFVWLGTLVPLVVDMVNGRFTFETLTAPTGNRLHFPAYDKFLKEIDRCIKHLQKQETPTGVELEDDEFILHVEGTASSQRVVRHIGGTSWPGRLTLTNYALYFEASGVVSYENALKLDLSKDAGQNVKPVATGPFGAPLFDKAIVYESSELQEGVVLEFPEMTSSTRRDHWLALVKEVMLLHQFLSKFKVESALEVWEMHARTILGIVRLHAAREMLRIAPPVPESFLIFALLDELPKGDYVLQELAESLKKSNSGHPCSASSILRSLNVSRPCLPCVEPQQTSDSTEIIHPENLSSLESAINQAREEAKETDLAKSTAGALKEEGISQSAQVLIGLLKPLQILVPWSQEVVMWEHPMTTSVVVITTLIVIYKELVGLAISAFLLWAVAKMLQARRERIPEKQDKIVICTASDQSTMESIVSAQQGLRSVHEIMQQTNIALLKIWSILISKAPKHTNTVMTVMAACAIVLAVIPLKFILMALVVYGFFMTSKLGKCMQSEQGNRRMKEWWDSIPIVPLEIVD
- the LOC105173922 gene encoding uncharacterized protein LOC105173922 isoform X1, with the translated sequence MDKEKKHLSTIANIVIQRCARKLGCSVDSLIEEFEREWEPQMSGYSRKLVEFCSSKALMVMCGVIDDTITDGSFSRDTFDMMLAWETPSSEEEESYSECIAKESEDKKVAIATEQQEDDVSLFYSDLMPLLVDQEPSAGEDAFVWLGTLVPLVVDMVNGRFTFETLTAPTGNRLHFPAYDKFLKEIDRCIKHLQKQETPTGVELEDDEFILHVEGTASSQRVVRHIGGTSWPGRLTLTNYALYFEASGVVSYENALKLDLSKDAGQNVKPVATGPFGAPLFDKAIVYESSELQEGVVLEFPEMTSSTRRDHWLALVKEVMLLHQFLSKFKVESALEVWEMHARTILGIVRLHAAREMLRIAPPVPESFLIFALLDELPKGDYVLQELAESLKKSNSGHPCSASSILRSLNVSRPCLPCVEPQQTSDSTEIIHPENLSSLESAINQAREEAKETDLAKSTAGALKEEGISQSAQVLIGLLKPLQILVPWSQEVVMWEHPMTTSVVVITTLIVIYKELVGLAISAFLLWAVAKMLQARRERIPEKQDKIVICTASDQSTMESIVSAQQGLRSVHEIMQQTNIALLKIWSILISKAPKHTNTVMTVMAACAIVLAVIPLKFILMALVVYGFFMTSKLGKCMQSEQGNRRMKEWWDSIPIVPLEIVD